One Hevea brasiliensis isolate MT/VB/25A 57/8 chromosome 6, ASM3005281v1, whole genome shotgun sequence genomic window, TCATCTGGGCTTTGGCAGTTGCAACATTCAAGTGAATGTTTTTCATAAGGGAAATTTATAGTTTGATCTCTAAGTTTTGCATATATTACATTTTAGTATTTAGgtttttgaaaattaattatttagtgggGGAAATTTATAATTTGGTTATTAATTTTGCCTATATTAtattgtaatttttgaattttaaaaaattaattatttagtctttgtattttatattttattatattttagttaaagttttagaaatttattatttaacctttatattttatattgtattacaatttagttcttataattttaatatataaaataattgaatctttttattaatgaataaaattattataaaaattaaaattgtagaattaaattattttatatattaaaattaaagagttaaataatttattttttaaaatttgaaaatttgaaaatttttttaaaatttagagataaaagtgtagtattaaataaatttcagATACTATTGTAAATTTTCCTTTTGAGAATGAAAGCTCATATATTCTCGATGAATTAAGGGGGAACATCCTTAATAAGAGGATGCTGGATTTCGATGAGAAGTCCTCTAGCGAAATAATAGATGAGTATCATTGAAGGAATTGTTCAACCATTGATGCTTCAGTGTCATTTTGAACTTGGAATAAGTGAGAACAACAATATAATGGAATTTCTTTGACCATTAGCCCCCAAGATTTGAATAATTTGAGAACTTGATGATTACATCAACGTGGCACACTTCCAAAGGATTAGTGATGTTGGGCAAAAAGTACTCGTGTCCGCACCCAATCCAGAACTCCCAAAGGCATTAGCAATGGTAGGTAGCCGACGCCAGCCTGCGTCGCTGCCGAACAAAATCAAACGTGTAAATTGCATCCTTTTTATACCAAATCCAAACTTTTTTCCCCTTTCCTGCCATTAGCAAATCTCTGAGCAGACTTGGCTATATCTACACACTTCCATGATCCATGGTAATTCCATAAAGATCTACCATTAATTGAATGTtccttcatacattcatattagACAAGAATTAACTCCTACAGGTCCtatcttcaatttaattaataataagaaCTAGAGAAACTTTCATCCATATTAGACAAGAATTAACTCcttttgaaaatttaaattatgataaGATTATGATTACTTGAGGATTCATCACTTATCTCGTAGTATTAGGATAATCCTCCAAATTTGAGTCAAAAAGGAAATTGAATGTAAATATTTTAGGCACATGCTTCTTCCATAAATTTACAAGACCTTGTCCCGATCATTTGGCTTTTTTTGGTGCTAAACAGTAGGCTCAGAGGCCAGAGCACTCAACAGCTTTACATCANNNNNNNNNNNNNTTGGTCTGATTCAAATGTGGAACAGGCACTTAAGGAGCTTAGAGCCAAGGCGGCACAGAAAGGATCTTTCGGAGGTTCTGGGCTCAAGAAGAGCGGAAAGAAATGAGGGTTTTCAAACCAATATCAGAATAGAATATATGACTCATGGCTTGTGATTACGGATTATATTATGAATCTATTATATCTTTTCTTTAGTGTTGGTTTGTGACATCCTTTGCAACATGATGGTTTACTTTCATGCTAAATGCCacagaaccttgagtcaatctcaGTATGTTAAACTTAATAAATTTCTTGTGCTCTTTTACTGTGTCTTTTAGTTAGAGACATCATTAGAGATTTTATTTAAGGTTGTCTCTATTTTAGGTGCTTTCATGCATTTATCCGAATGAAATGAAAATTCTAGATACCATAAATAATGATTAATGATTTGGAAGCACTTCCAAGATTTATTGCTTTAGAAGCTTAAATAACGAAGAAACGGAtttattctttcttttttttggGATAGGTTTGTAGTCGAGTTGTATGGGTAGTGTGGAGAAAGTAATTACTGACTACTAGTTAAAGATCATCTGGGCTTTGGCAGTTGCAACATTCAAGTGAATGTTTTTCATAAGGGAAATTTATAGTTTGATCTCTAAGTTTTGCCTATATTACATTTTAGTATTTAGgtttttgaaaattaattatttagtccatGATTTAATGAGGGAAATTTATAATTTGGTTCTTAATTTTgcctatattatattataatttttgaattttgaaaaattaattatttagtctttatattttattatattttaattaaatttttaaaaatttattatttaatctttatattttacatttagttcttataattttaatatataataattgaatctttttattaataataaaattattataaaaattaaaattgtaggattaaattattttatacagagttaaataatttattttttaaaatttaaaaagtaaaatataatagAGTGTGAAATTTAAGGATTAaatacttaatttttttaaaatttagagataaaagtgtagtattaaataaatttcagATACTATTGTAAATTTTCCTTTTGAGAATGAAAGCTCATATATTCTCGATGAATTAAGGTGGAACATCTTTAATAACAGGATGCTGGATTTCGATGAGAAGTCCTCTAGCGAAATAATATATGAGTATCATTGAAGGAATTGTTCAACCATTGATGCTTCAGTGTCATTTTGAACTTGGAATAAGTGACAACAATAATATAATGGAATTTCTTGACCATTAGCCCCCAAGATTTGAATAATTTTGAGAACTTGATGATTACATCAACGTGGGACACTTCCAAAGGATTAGTGATGGCGGGCAAAAAGTACTTGTGTCCGCACCCAATCCAGAACTCCCAAAGGCATTAGCAATGGTAGGTAGCCGACGCAGCCTGCGTCGCTGCCGAACAAAATCAAACGTGTAAATTGCATCTTTTTTATACCAAATCCAAACTTTTTTCCCCTTTCCTGCCATTAGCAAATCTCTGAGCAGACTTGGCTATATCTACACACTTCCATGATCCATGGTAATTCCATAAAGATCTACCATTAATTGAATGTtccttcatacattcatattctCCAGAATATATTCTTATTTTTCATAATACTTATTTTGCATGGAGCCGCCCAATCTAAAAGGTTTCGTAAGCTCCTACAGGTCCtatcttcaatttaattaataataagaaCTAGAGAAACTTTCACCCATATTAGACAAGAATTAACTCCTTTTGAAAATCTAAATTATGATAAGATTATGATTACTTGAGGATTCATCACTTATCTTGTAGTATTAGGATAATCCTCCAAATTTGAGTCAAAAAGGAAATTGAATCTAAATATTTTGGGCACATGCTTCTTCCATAAATTTACAAAGACCTTGTCCCGAGCATTTGGCTTTTTTTGGTGCTAAACAGTAGGCTCAGAGGCCAGAGCACTCAACAGCTTTACATCACTGTTAGTCCACGTGTCGTTCATCCATTGACTACATAGAAATTTGGCCGTTTCCTCTTCCTACTTCTGTCCCAACAAAGCTGGTGGCCTTTGTTTCGTTCCTTTCTTGCAAGAAAGAAACAGAGCAACCTAAAAAACGTGGTGTCTGTTCTCTTCAGGTTCTAGGGTTGCTCATCTTTATTTCTCTCCGCTTTCTCTTTCTTCCGTTCAAGATTAATTTCTTGAATTctaattcttttaaattttttcttattttttcctTTGCAAGAAATGAGGTGGATGTATTGAGAAGAGAAAGCGAAAACGTTTAGAaagactttttcttttttttttatagcaATAGCTAGATTACCCTTTccagacttgaaaagaaagagtgCATATAAAGGAAATTTTGTGAGAGGTTTCTCTTTTTGGTTTTTTCTAAAGAAAGTATATCTATGCAAATTAATTGGGCAGCTATACATTGATATTCAGAAAGAGTGGACGGTGGAAAGGAGAGTTTTCAAAGCTGTAAATACGTGTAAGCAAAGAAGATTATACGTATTAGTTGATTGATTTGTTATATGTTTTTGGtgtgcaataaagaaaaagaaagaattggGTTTGTGTCGAAACAAAGATAAGTTTCGAGATTTTGAGCTGTTCCAGATAATGAGAGCGAGGCCATAATGGATTTTTGGCCAGAGTTTCTTGCTACAAGTTGGGGCAGAGAATTTGTCGCTGGAGGTTTTGGTGGCATTGCAGGTATAATTTCTGGATATCCACTTGATACTTTGCGTATCCGGCAACAACAGAACTCCAATTCTGGCTCGGCCTTGAGCATCCTCCGCCGCGTTATCTCCGCGGAAGGGCCTGGTGCACTTTACAGAGGGATGGGTGCACCCCTGGCATCAGTCACCTTTCAGGTAATAGCTCTACCTTAAATTGTTTCATtagtttttctattttgaaagtTTTCTAGGAAAGTTCCATGGAAGATTAAAATCTTATCATGATTATGTAGAGTTTTGTTTCAATTTGGGTTCTGTGTTTTCTTAACCTGGATATCGAAATTGATGTTAGGTATGTTAGTGGAAAAATCTCGGAAGGAATGAACTTTGTGGGAATTAAAATATAGTATTAATATTTGACGATTATTGATGTTGCTTTTGGTGGATGGATAGGGACTCATTTTAAATTTCTAAGAAATGTCTCTATCCTGAAATTTGGCTGGTAATTCGAGCCCTGCTTATCTGATAAAATACAGATAGCTTACTATACTAATATGTAGCCTTGGCCACTGTGGGCCTGTTGTCCACCAAGTGTATATACTTTGTGCCTTTTGCTTTCCACCATAATAAAAAAACCTTTCCTCCCTGTGGATAAAAGTTATGCACACTCCAAGAATCATTACGAGTTGTAAATATCATGCAAGAATGGATTATAACGTATCACCCACCTAGCTAACATAAACTAGCTGAATTCAGAACTTTTGTTTGAAAactgtttacatggaatttttacTATGAGCAAGTAATAAGATATTGAGTTATTGCAATTTCTCCTTGCAAGTAATCAGTATGGCCAAGTTGATAACATTTTTGCTTGCTGCAGAATGCCATGGTTTTCCAAATCTACGCTATCCTTTCTCGAGCATTTGACTCGTCTGTTTCGGTTAATGACCCTCCTTCCTACAAAGGTGTGGCTTTAGGAGGAGTTGGCACAGGAGCTTTACAGAGTTTGATGCTTACTCCTGTAGAACTGGTAAAGATCCGCCTTCAATTGCAGGACAAAAGTCATGCAAAACTCCATCACATAGACTGTCACAAAGGTCCTATAAGTGTTGCCAGGAGCATACTCAGGACTGAAGGTTTAAAAGGAATTTATCGAGGCTTTTCCATCACTGTCCTTAGAGATGCGCCTTCTCACGGCTTCTACTTCTGGACATACGAGTACATGAGAGAGCAGCTTCATCCTGGCTGCAGAAAGAACGGCCAAGAACGCTTAAGAACAATGCTTATTGCTGGAGGACTAGCAGGAGTTGCAAGTTGGGTCTGCTGCTATCCATTAGATGTTATAAAAACCAGACTGCAAGCTCAAACACCATCTTCCCCACAAAAATATAATGGCATTCTGGATTGTCTCAGCAGAAGTGTTAAAAAGGAAGGCTACGGCGTGCTCTGGCGTGGCTTGGGAACTGCTGTTGCAAGGGCTTTTGTTGTGAATGGGGCAATATTTTCTGCTTATGAGATCGCACTTAGGTGTTTATTCAACAATGGAAGCGTTCAAACAGAGAACACGATCTAGGGGAAATTTATCTCTCCTAATTTGAAAGAACAGTCCAAGAATTGCATATTGCACGCAATCCTTTTTCAACACTGCTGAATGATCTAAGCAACTAGGAGGCTGGAGCCCTCCTCTTTTTGCACTCATGGTGTAAGGTTCTTTATAAGCGCCTGATTAAATCTCTCCATAAGAAAGTTAATATACAGTTTTCATTTTGCCTCATAACTCTGTTTGGAGACAGAAACATAGTAATGAATGATTTTGCTCCTAAATGGGACTTCAAATCTCTCTCTGTTTGTGTGTTTGTTTagacaagaattgaatgtgaatgtgtgtttgttatatagcatgagataTCAAATATTGAACAggcatttaattttattatttttgtaacaGCATTCAATTGGTTGATAGAATCCATTTACAATTGATATTTAATATGACATATTGAGAATTCTTCTAACATCAAAGAAATGAACTGAAATGCAAATAAAAGACCAGAGGGACACATCAGATTACCAGATCAATTTTCAACGCTATAATCATCCTCTGCGATGGTATCATCCAACCCATAGCTACATTCTGCCAATATACTGGGATTATTGTAGTGCTTAACAGCCTGAACAATTGCACGAATTCGCTTATATGGATTTGAACTGTATAAAATGTCTGGTCTATATGGGTTTGAACTGTAAAAAAAGTCTGATATGTATGCTTCTGATCGAAAAATTTCCAATCTAACAAGCACGCCATCACATCCCAGTTGCATCATGAGTGCTGCATCAGCAGGAGTCTTGATGCCTCCTGATGCAATTTGCATTGCTGGAAGCTTACCCATGCGCTTAATTTCCGCTGCAAGATCATAAGACGCCATCACCTTCTTTGTAAATGAGAAAACCTCATCTTCGTTGGTGTTCGTTAAGTTTCTTGTCTCTTTCATCATTGACCTAACATTCCTAACCGTCTCAGCAATGTCATTAAACCCAGGCAAGTTCCACCTAGATACTTCTCCCTGGATCCAAAGTATGACTGCACCTTCCGTTATCCTTGCCAATGCATCATTGAAATTGCTGCACCCACAAGCAAATGGTATTCGAAAATTATGCTTATTAATGTAGTTTTCATTGTCAGCATTACCCAGAAGTTCGCTCTCATCAATGTAGTCAACTCCAACTGCTTCCAGAATCTGGGCTTCAACAAAATGTCCTATACGGACTCTTGCCATCACCGGAATTGAGACTGCTTGCTTGATTTGACAAGCATGAGATAGATCACGCGTGCGAAATCTACCAGGGTAAATAACAATACAGGAAGCTCCAGCTTCCTCTGCTATTTTTGCTTGTTCTGCATTGGTGACCTCCACAATGACCCCACCTTGAAGCGTTTTCGCCAATCCCAACTTAATGGGTGGGCTGTTCTCTTTGCTCTCACTATCAGCAAAGCTGTCAAAAACTGGTACTATAGCGTCAGCCATTAATGTAGTTCTGTGAATCAAGAAGCACAAAAAAGACAAGtgaagaagagaaaaatgagtTTGGGATGTTCAACTCTGTCTTTTTTAATCCACTGAAGTCAAGAATATGTAGTCCATGGGAAAAGAATGCAGATAGGAAGCAAAAAGGTGTTGCTTGATGGATTTAACAAACTTCGGATAAGATCCAAGGCGGATTCAatctatgaccaatcaaaatttaaaaagatGTATTCTATATGTTAAAGTTATATTATGTTTGGATGGGAAGAAAGAAAGTAatagaaagaaaataaggaaaaaaatatAATGATTAGGAAAGAAAATAACCTTCTCGTTTTATGTTTGGATTAGGAGGGAAAATACTAAGAGGAAAGTTACTTCTTaaacaataaaattataatactAACCCTAAATGttcaaaaaaaacttaaaaaatataggagtatttttataatttcaaacatttttcTCTCACTCTCTCCCCGATTTGGAGAGAAAATGGAGTGAAATCTAACTCTTACTttcttttcaaaattttctttcctcCTTATTTTTCATCTTTAACTGAACATAAGTGAGTGGAAACTAAGATTATTTTCTTCTCAAATTTTCCTTCCACCCTTATATTCCGTCAATCCAAACACAACATTAGGAGAGTAGAGGAGGGAAGAGAAAGGAAGGTATCCTTCAGTAAAGTTCAGAAGTCTAGGAAGGTATCCTAATCCTTTGGTGAATTTCAGAAGCCTAGGAAGACAGACGTAGAAAGTTATTTTCTTTTTGAAGATAAGAATATTACATAGCTTTCTCTTTTTGTGTTTGCAAAAAACAAAACAAAGTAGTTCTCCAGGGGGCGTAAATTTTCAGGACCTCTTGTCCTCTAAAATGAGATGTTCTCGAAATTGCTGAAGTATTACCTTCTTGGAAACATAACAGGATCTTCAGGGAATTACTGGAATAGAAGCCACTAAATGCAATCGACGAACACTGAAGCAATCACATCACATCATATACGTTCTTATTCATCGCCAAATTGACTCTACTCAATGAATCTGTTCAGGAACATCAAAATTCAATATGTAAACAAAATCTAACGGCAACCAATCAATTATTAGTTAATCCTGCCACTGCATTACAGAAGCACAAAAGCATTTAGATTTTGCTGTTCTGGAAAACCGAAATAATTGCTGAGTTTTTCATTATGTGATAAGCATGCTAAACGTTATCATCTGAATGCATCATTAGGATCCTTTGAGGAGCAATCTCCCATatctattaaaaatttaaaaacaagGCTCAACAGTAATTGGAAAAACCAATTTATTCTATTTCATATCTGTATTTCCAGACAATTAAATGCAGCATAGAACATACTTAGGTATTAGTATTAAAATTAACACCACAACAAGAAAGACCAACTCTCTATGATCCGCAACTGAATAAAAGAAAGATATACTACTTGTTTTAGAAATTAGAACTACTTCCCTAATCCCTGCCAAAGTGTTGGATCCTGTCTTCACTGGGATTAATTTCCTGGATTGAATCCTCCAATCCACAACTACTCTCGACCAGCACATGAGGATCATTATAATGCCTAACAGCCTGCACTATAGCCCTGACTCGCTTATTCGGTTCCGCAGAATAAAAAACCTCATTCCCTGCAAAAATTCCATCACAACCCAATTGCATCATTAGTGCTGCATCTGCAGGAGTCACAATCCCTCCAGCAGCAAACTGCGCCacaggcagccttcccatttgcTTAGTCTGTGCAACAAGATCACAAGGTGCAGCTTTCTTTTTAGCAAATGCAAACACCTCATCTTCATCCATGTTGTTCAAAACCCTTACCTCTTTcatcacatttctcaaattcctcacttTCTCAGCAATGTTGCCATGGCCTAATACCTCCCCTTGAGTCCTTATCATCGCCGCACCTTCCCTCACTCTCCTCAGCGCTTCCCCCAGATTTTGACACCTGCAAATGAATGGGCACCTGAAATTATGCTTGTTAATGAAGTTGTCTTCATCTTCTGTAGCAAGAATCTCACTCTCATCGACACAATCAACACCAATAGCTTCCAGTATCTGGGCCTCAACAAAATGGCCAACACGCGCCGGCGCGATTATAGGGATGGAAACTGGGCGTTTGATGTCCTTGATAAGAGATGGGTCAGGCATTCGCCTAATTCCTTGACGCGTTGGTTCTGCTACCATGA contains:
- the LOC110645680 gene encoding mitochondrial arginine transporter BAC2 — encoded protein: MDFWPEFLATSWGREFVAGGFGGIAGIISGYPLDTLRIRQQQNSNSGSALSILRRVISAEGPGALYRGMGAPLASVTFQNAMVFQIYAILSRAFDSSVSVNDPPSYKGVALGGVGTGALQSLMLTPVELVKIRLQLQDKSHAKLHHIDCHKGPISVARSILRTEGLKGIYRGFSITVLRDAPSHGFYFWTYEYMREQLHPGCRKNGQERLRTMLIAGGLAGVASWVCCYPLDVIKTRLQAQTPSSPQKYNGILDCLSRSVKKEGYGVLWRGLGTAVARAFVVNGAIFSAYEIALRCLFNNGSVQTENTI
- the LOC110645679 gene encoding pyridoxal 5'-phosphate synthase-like subunit PDX1.2 isoform X1 is translated as MFPRRTTLMADAIVPVFDSFADSESKENSPPIKLGLAKTLQGGVIVEVTNAEQAKIAEEAGASCIVIYPGRFRTRDLSHACQIKQAVSIPVMARVRIGHFVEAQILEAVGVDYIDESELLGNADNENYINKHNFRIPFACGCSNFNDALARITEGAVILWIQGEVSRWNLPGFNDIAETVRNVRSMMKETRNLTNTNEDEVFSFTKKVMASYDLAAEIKRMGKLPAMQIASGGIKTPADAALMMQLGCDGVLVRLEIFRSEAYISDFFYSSNPYRPDILYSSNPYKRIRAIVQAVKHYNNPSILAECSYGLDDTIAEDDYSVEN
- the LOC110645675 gene encoding pyridoxal 5'-phosphate synthase-like subunit PDX1.2, which translates into the protein MEEDSAMTVYNGSAITDAKKNPFSIKVGLAQMLRGGAILEVTNLQQAKIAEDAGACSIMVAEPTRQGIRRMPDPSLIKDIKRPVSIPIIAPARVGHFVEAQILEAIGVDCVDESEILATEDEDNFINKHNFRCPFICRCQNLGEALRRVREGAAMIRTQGEVLGHGNIAEKVRNLRNVMKEVRVLNNMDEDEVFAFAKKKAAPCDLVAQTKQMGRLPVAQFAAGGIVTPADAALMMQLGCDGIFAGNEVFYSAEPNKRVRAIVQAVRHYNDPHVLVESSCGLEDSIQEINPSEDRIQHFGRD
- the LOC110645679 gene encoding pyridoxal 5'-phosphate synthase-like subunit PDX1.2 isoform X2, with translation MFPRSFADSESKENSPPIKLGLAKTLQGGVIVEVTNAEQAKIAEEAGASCIVIYPGRFRTRDLSHACQIKQAVSIPVMARVRIGHFVEAQILEAVGVDYIDESELLGNADNENYINKHNFRIPFACGCSNFNDALARITEGAVILWIQGEVSRWNLPGFNDIAETVRNVRSMMKETRNLTNTNEDEVFSFTKKVMASYDLAAEIKRMGKLPAMQIASGGIKTPADAALMMQLGCDGVLVRLEIFRSEAYISDFFYSSNPYRPDILYSSNPYKRIRAIVQAVKHYNNPSILAECSYGLDDTIAEDDYSVEN